A window of Candidatus Neomarinimicrobiota bacterium genomic DNA:
TATATAAACTAATCCTTGTTCTTGTTCAATTGAATTGATTCCACCTTCAAATTGTTTGTCGAGGGGAAGAGGTGAAAAGTTCGAATTGAAATTCGAGTGGTCACCATAATTAATATCAACGGCATGCTTATTTAACTTAAAGGTATTGGCATTGATCTTTTCAACAATTCCGCCGGATACTTTGGTGGCACCACCATCTATACCAATAACCCTCATATTAAACCAATTCTCGATTTTAATTTTATAATTCGCTCAAATGATTTTTGAATTTGATTAGCTGATATGGATCCCTCATCTAACAATTCTAATATAATTGAATGAACTTTATGCACTATGTCTGGTTCGTAAATCAAGTTATTCCCAAAACAGAACAAATCTACACCGGCGTTTATCATCAATTGGATTACCGTTTTTAAATCATAATGCTTTGCGATGGCTCCCATTTGGGGATCATCACTAATAAGGACATCTTTGAATCCAATTTTTCCTCTTAACAGATTATTCAATATTTTAGATGACAGTGTTGCTGGAAAATCAGGATCTAGCTTTTTATTAAAAAGATGGGAAGTCATTATCGCCGGGGCGCATCCTTTATCAATAAGAATTTGATAGGGTTTTAATTCTTTTTCTGTCCAGGTTTCTGTTGCATCAACAATACCTTCATGGGTATCACCACCGGCACTGCCTTGACCGGGGAAATGTTTACAAACGGGGATGACGTTTTCTTCCAAATGCGTATTTATAAAAAGTTCAGTATGGATGGCCACAGTATCCGGATTATCTGAAAAGCAGCGTTCCTTTTTTGCAATAAAACTTTCGTGATTTATGGATAAGTCTAGTACTGGTGCAAAATTCAAATTGAATCCATTCTTCGATAATGTTCTAGCCATATGTTTAGAATGGGAATTGGTTTTTTCTTTATTATTCAATTGGCCCATTTCTGCCCAACTTTTTGAATCGGGAAAACCATACTTACTTTTCAAGCGGTTAACTTGGCCTCCCTCTTGATCCACTCCGATCAATAGTGGGATCTTACTGTAAGACTGGAGCGCTTCATTAAATTCCCTTACTTGTTTCGGCGACTGGATATTGTGTGATGAGGGGGGTGTCGTAGTTAAATTCTGGTCGTAGAGAATGACACCACCCACAGTTAAATCATTAAGGGAATCCATAAATGATTTTGCATCTTCGGGTGAAGTGCCACGGAGACCAACCATTATCATCTGGCCGGCCATTAATTTTAATTCATTGTTTGCAGAATTCATGATTTACAGAAATAAAAGTTAAAGACTTATGGGGAAAGTTCAGTTAATTTTTATGCTATGCTTTTGAGGAATTATATACTTTGTTCAGCTATCCTGTTTTCAGCTTGCGCAGGTCCTGGGCAGTTTTCATCTAATAAGTCTTGGGCTGAAAAAACGCTCGAAAAACTTACATTGCGAGAAAAGATTTCCCAAATGATGGTAGTTTCAGTGAACATGCGTTTCATGAATTATGAAAGCAGTCAATGGAAAGATATTCAAAAGCATATTGCTACGGATGGGATTGGCGTTTTGCATATTTGGTTTGGAGATGCGGGCAGCGCACTTACTATGCTTAATGATATGCAGATGAAATCGAAGGTACCGATTTTGGTGGATGCGGATATTGAATCGGGATTAGGCCGTCGTTATCCCGGTGCAGTTACACTGCCGCCCATGATGGCCATTGCCGCCACGGGTAATCCTAAATACGCGTATGAAGCAGGACGCATTTCAGCAGAAGAAAGCCGCGCCGTTGGGATTCATTTTAATTTATCTCCTGTAGTGGACGTGAATAATAATCCTAAAAATCCAATTATTAATACGCGCTCGTTTGGGGAAGTCCCGGACTCGGTTAATCGATATTCTATTGAATTTATCCGCGGACTCCATGATTATGGGATGCTGGCAACTGCCAAACATTTCCCTGGCCATGGAGACACAGAAACTGATTCCCATTCTTCATTGGCACAAATCCCCAGCGATTCGGTACGGTTATGGAATGTGGAATTACCTCCATTTCAAAAGGCTATTGATGCGGGTGTGGATGCTGTAATGGTTGCTCATGTGAATTCCCCCGATTACCAAGATCATGCCCAGGACCCAGCTTCCTTATCCAGCTTTTGGCTCCAAGATATACTTAGAGAAAAAATGAATTTTGATGGAGTCATTATTACGGATGCCATGCGGATGGGTGGTATTGTAAAAAATTACTCGGATGAATATGCACTCCTTGAGACGGTCAAGGCTGGATCGGATATTATTATCCAAAACCAAAATTTGAAGAAGTCCATTGACATAATTGAAAAAGCAGTTTTAAATGGAATTCTATCTGAAAGTCGAATTAATGAATCCGCTCTCAAAGTCCTGAAGATGAAAGAAAAGGTTGGTCTTCACCTTAATAAAACCATTTCTATCGATTATACCCATAGGGCAATGGGTAAAGCTGCCAACTTCAAAATGGCTAGAGAGATTGCAAAAAAGGCTATCACCATAGTGAAGAATGAAGGCGGAATTTTACCCCTACAGCCTTCTCTAAATGAAAAACTTTATGTGGTTGATCTTTATGATGGCCCTAATGATCATAGTGAAAGTAGTTTTACCAAACAGTTAAAAACCAACGGCCGCAAAGTTGTATCGTTCCAAATTGATAAGTCGGACAGCTCAGTTGTTGCAAATTATATCCTAAGCCAAATACCGAAAGATGGTATTGTTCTTCTCAATGCATTTGCTAATCCCACAGAGCATAAAGATGAAATATTCCTGCCAAAAGTTGAATCTGAATTCGTAAATGCATTAATAAAGAAATGTGAAAAAGTAGTCATTACCAGTTTTGGCAGTCCCTATCTAATTCAAGATTTTCCCAATACACCCGTTTACATTTGTGCCTATAAAAGCAGTGAAATTCTTCAAACGGCTGCGGTGAATGCAATAAAAGGTAAATCCGATATTACCGGAATACTTCCTGTAACTATCCCGGGGGTTGCAAAGAATGGAACCGGACTTCCTATTAAAGCGAAGAAATGGTTGATTGGGAATTCAAAGTGGCAACCGGGAAAAACCCTAAAACGCATCAGTCCTTCCGAAATTTCAACAGATATTGAACAAGTAAAAGATTATTTATCCCAAGCAGTGGCAGATTCCGCATTTCCAGGTGGAGTACTCTTGGCGGCCAAGGATGGTAAAATATTTCTACACGAGTCTTTTGGGTATCATACTTATAAAAAAGATGAGCGAGTAACCCGAGGTGACATTTATGACTTAGCCTCAATTACTAAGGTGATAGCCACAACGTCAGCAGTTATGAAATTGGTAGATCAAAAGAAACTTTCACTTGATGATAAAGTGGTGGATCACTTACCCGGGTTTAAAGGGAATCAGAAGAAATATTTTAATCAAAAATCCGAAACAACAATTCGGCATTTAATGACCCACACGGCTGGATTGCCACCCTTTAAGCAATACTATTTAATGAAAAGCAATTTGGAAACCCGATTGGATTCTATCATGAATACAGAACCAACAATTGGATTGGAAGAAAAGACGATCTATTCCGACGTTGGTTTAATTGCCCTGGGCAAAGTTATTGAATCGGCGTCGGGAGTACCGCTTGATTTATTGGTGGATTCAATTATATTTACACCTCTTGGTATGAATTCAACATATTTCAATCCACCAAGAAAAAGGATAAAGCGAATCGTCCCTACGGAATACAGTAATCTATATGGCGAATTGATTCGTGGATATGTTCATGATGAAAATGCCCATAGCATTGGAGGCGTGGCCGGTCATGCCGGGCTATTTTCCACAGCCAGCGATTTGGCGATATTCAGCCAAATGATGTTGAATGAGGGGATTTATGGTTGGAAGCGAATTTTTAAAACTGAAACAGTTAATCTGTTTACGCAAAGAGCGAATGTTGTTGAAGGCAGTTCCCGTGGTTTGGGGTGGGATACTCCAGATGGTAAAGCATCAGGTGGTGTATATTTATCTGATAAAAGTTTTGGCCACACGGGCTATACGGGAACGTCATTGTGGATAGATCCAGAGAATGATATATTTGTTATTTTGCTAACTAATGCGGTTCATCCAAATCGTTCCTATAAAGATCCTAAATATTTTAATTGGCGACAGAGGATTCATTCTTCCGTTTATGAGTCAGTGGGGATTAGGGAGGAAACCCCGAACCTTGAATGGCGCAAAAAATGGAATTGATAAGTAAAAAGGAAAAAGACATAAGAAAATTTTCTTTATCTTTATTTACTTCTTATTTAATACTACCATTTTCCTTATTTCTTTTTTTAGGATGTAG
This region includes:
- a CDS encoding glycoside hydrolase family 3 protein, translating into MNSANNELKLMAGQMIMVGLRGTSPEDAKSFMDSLNDLTVGGVILYDQNLTTTPPSSHNIQSPKQVREFNEALQSYSKIPLLIGVDQEGGQVNRLKSKYGFPDSKSWAEMGQLNNKEKTNSHSKHMARTLSKNGFNLNFAPVLDLSINHESFIAKKERCFSDNPDTVAIHTELFINTHLEENVIPVCKHFPGQGSAGGDTHEGIVDATETWTEKELKPYQILIDKGCAPAIMTSHLFNKKLDPDFPATLSSKILNNLLRGKIGFKDVLISDDPQMGAIAKHYDLKTVIQLMINAGVDLFCFGNNLIYEPDIVHKVHSIILELLDEGSISANQIQKSFERIIKLKSRIGLI
- a CDS encoding serine hydrolase codes for the protein MLLRNYILCSAILFSACAGPGQFSSNKSWAEKTLEKLTLREKISQMMVVSVNMRFMNYESSQWKDIQKHIATDGIGVLHIWFGDAGSALTMLNDMQMKSKVPILVDADIESGLGRRYPGAVTLPPMMAIAATGNPKYAYEAGRISAEESRAVGIHFNLSPVVDVNNNPKNPIINTRSFGEVPDSVNRYSIEFIRGLHDYGMLATAKHFPGHGDTETDSHSSLAQIPSDSVRLWNVELPPFQKAIDAGVDAVMVAHVNSPDYQDHAQDPASLSSFWLQDILREKMNFDGVIITDAMRMGGIVKNYSDEYALLETVKAGSDIIIQNQNLKKSIDIIEKAVLNGILSESRINESALKVLKMKEKVGLHLNKTISIDYTHRAMGKAANFKMAREIAKKAITIVKNEGGILPLQPSLNEKLYVVDLYDGPNDHSESSFTKQLKTNGRKVVSFQIDKSDSSVVANYILSQIPKDGIVLLNAFANPTEHKDEIFLPKVESEFVNALIKKCEKVVITSFGSPYLIQDFPNTPVYICAYKSSEILQTAAVNAIKGKSDITGILPVTIPGVAKNGTGLPIKAKKWLIGNSKWQPGKTLKRISPSEISTDIEQVKDYLSQAVADSAFPGGVLLAAKDGKIFLHESFGYHTYKKDERVTRGDIYDLASITKVIATTSAVMKLVDQKKLSLDDKVVDHLPGFKGNQKKYFNQKSETTIRHLMTHTAGLPPFKQYYLMKSNLETRLDSIMNTEPTIGLEEKTIYSDVGLIALGKVIESASGVPLDLLVDSIIFTPLGMNSTYFNPPRKRIKRIVPTEYSNLYGELIRGYVHDENAHSIGGVAGHAGLFSTASDLAIFSQMMLNEGIYGWKRIFKTETVNLFTQRANVVEGSSRGLGWDTPDGKASGGVYLSDKSFGHTGYTGTSLWIDPENDIFVILLTNAVHPNRSYKDPKYFNWRQRIHSSVYESVGIREETPNLEWRKKWN